Within Hyphomicrobiales bacterium, the genomic segment TGGCAATTCATGCAAAATCTTGCCCGTGTCTGGGTCGATGACTTGAACTGTATCGCTATCAGAAGCGCAGACAAAAACGACGGAATAGTCTTGTGCAAAGGTTATCCCGCGCGGTCGTTCGCCAACCTCAATTGTTCTAATAACCTTCTCACTTTCAACATCAATAATGCTGATCGTATCGTCTTTCTCATTGGTCACCCAAATTTCGTCCGCCGCGACGGTCGTTGAAAAAAGGGATAAGGCCAAAATTGTTACAAAACGCATGTGTTATTCCGTAAATGTTGCACAGGAAGATTCTGCTTGATCCAAACCCAATGTATCAAGCTCATTTCGCTGATGTAAAAATCCATCAAGAGGCGCGATTGCGACCACCGCCCGCGCATGAGACAGCACGATTGGTTGGCGCATTTGACCGTTCCATTTTCGATAGGTGAGCGGGCGACCTTTAAAGCCGCCTAAAGCAAATTCATCCGATAAAACGTAGGATTTTACCGCGTCCAAATCAGCCGAATTTGTGCGTGTTACCGCTTCGCCCACAGTGCGAACAGCAGCCCATGCCGCATAATCGATTGGGCGCATTTGCCGACGATGTTCTTTGTAAAATCGGCTTTGCAATTGGGCCGCACCATGCTGCTCAACAGACGCACTCCATGCAGAAGGCACCACCCCTTCAGACCCTGCAATGGGGCGCGGTATCCACGTATTGTAAATGACATAGCGCCCGAAATCGCCACGCTCGTCAGCAATAACCATCATGTCGTGGTTGGGGAAATCTTGGGTAAAAAGCGGCACTTCTTGAGCGGCATTGCGGCGCATATCAGCATCAAAATCCCACTGTTTCTTCTGGACAATGGTGACGCCGAATTTCTTCGCCGATTTTTCTAAAGCGGCGAGATAGGATTTGTCCGCATCATAAGCGCCATGAATGAGCGCCCATTTTGACCATCGTTTTTTAAC encodes:
- a CDS encoding ABC transporter substrate-binding protein; this translates as MANQTRAEENIQIGYLEQIVPRPPILSNLDEIPEDEGFAGAEIGLSDNSTTGKFLDHSYALQKQIVEEGGDALAAAQAMLKESPYLLLNAPQEIISKIAKLPEAKNALLFNVSSRETRLRGEACRANLLHTMPSRTMLSDALAQFAVKKRWSKWALIHGAYDADKSYLAALEKSAKKFGVTIVQKKQWDFDADMRRNAAQEVPLFTQDFPNHDMMVIADERGDFGRYVIYNTWIPRPIAGSEGVVPSAWSASVEQHGAAQLQSRFYKEHRRQMRPIDYAAWAAVRTVGEAVTRTNSADLDAVKSYVLSDEFALGGFKGRPLTYRKWNGQMRQPIVLSHARAVVAIAPLDGFLHQRNELDTLGLDQAESSCATFTE